The genomic region TACTGGAGCACCAGCCGTAAACAGTTGTGGTTCAAGGGTGAAAGCTCCGGTCATGTGCAGGAAGTAAAAGAAATCTTCACTGACTGTGACCAGGATGCCGTGCTTCTCAAGGTGAAACAACTGGGTGCGGCATGTCATGAGGGGTATTATTCATGTTTCTTCAGAGAAATTGTAGATAATGGGCGGAAACTCGAAGTAGTTAAAGAAAGAGTTTTTGCACCTGAAAAAGTTTATGGAGACAAATAGGATGAGAATTGTTCCAGATACAAGTGTTATAGTTGACGGTAGAATCACCCGCATAGTTCAGGAAGAAGACTACCAGGGCTGTGAGGTGATAGTACCCGAAGCAGTTGTATCTGAATTGG from Methanobacterium sp. harbors:
- the hisI gene encoding phosphoribosyl-AMP cyclohydrolase; translation: MDVPELNYRHVVNGEKLVIAIAQDHENGEVLMVAYMNRDAFNKTIETGKAHYWSTSRKQLWFKGESSGHVQEVKEIFTDCDQDAVLLKVKQLGAACHEGYYSCFFREIVDNGRKLEVVKERVFAPEKVYGDK